The following are encoded together in the Coregonus clupeaformis isolate EN_2021a chromosome 24, ASM2061545v1, whole genome shotgun sequence genome:
- the LOC121538018 gene encoding POU domain, class 6, transcription factor 1 isoform X2, with the protein MDPQDLPATDAPLTVNEQPLGSCILKYPAKDNQVIVMSGHETIRVLEVEVDQASVPDGRTDSGGDDGGNQATEQPEAGMQDSPTPPHNAGGVGEPFVGYRYVLEDQVVSTDSAVQTLAQTAVPISVSLSQSQTTMPITVQSLQGCQQVLTQDGLATLMTGMMAQTGSLAQPLLIPLSMAGSMGGQGGLAVLTFPTSNIATLPGLSAASQAGSLLKLPFASLQGLQGLQGLQGLQTTVLNSVQPQQTVFQPQTASLQQVQAAMQQAQQNSQVTAAQLAQATPAVSQPSVSVATLQSAGLSINPAIISAASLGAQPQFISALTSTPIFTTTMSGITSQIITNAQGQVIGTIPLMLNPASLTGGAATQSLNLQGLQGLQGLQVQTVQPQLILNTQGQIIATIGNGPAIVPTSAAVMPKPTAPVTFSKPSTQVTTVTQSPVVIAPQPSAMKTVTPICSSVHITCGDTPTVGQLVSKPQQGGTDEEGINLEEIREFAKNFKIRRLSLGLTQTQVGQALTATEGPAYSQSAICRFEKLDITPKSAQKLKPVLERWLAEAELWNQKGQQNLMEFVGGEPSKKRKRRTSFTPQAIEVLNTYFEKNALPTGQEITEIAKELNYDREVVRVWFCNRRQTLKNTSKINAFQVQL; encoded by the exons ATGGACCCTCAGGATCTCCCTGCTACTGATGCACCCCTCACTGTCAATGAACAG CCATTAGGTTCCTGCATTTTGAAATACCCTGCCAAAGACAACCAG GTGATAGTGATGTCTGGCCATGAGACGATCCGAGTCCTGGAAGTGGAGGTAGATCAAGCCTCAGTGCCTGATGGGAGGACTGATTCGGGGGGTGACGATGGGGGTAATCAGGCCACGGAGCAACCTGAGGCAGGCATGCAGGACAGCCCGACACCACCCCACAACGCTGGGGGAGTAGGTGAGCCCTTTGTAGGATACCGATATG TGCTGGAGGACCAGGTGGTATCTACAGACTCTGCTGTCCAGACTCTAGCACAGACTGCAGTTCCCATCAGCGTCTCCCTGTCTCAGTCACAGACCACCATGCCCATCACTGTGCAGAGCTTACAGGGATGTCAACAG GTTCTGACTCAGGATGGTCTGGCCACTCTGATGACGGGGATGATGGCCCAGACAGGCTCCCTGGCCCAGCCCCTGCTCATCCCCCTCAGCATGGCAGGGTCCATGGGGGGCCAAGGAGGCCTGGCTGTCCTCACCTTCCCCACCAGCAACATAGCCACACTCCCTGGCCTTTCAGCTGCCAGCCAGGCCGGAAGCCTCCTCAAACTACCCTTTGCCAGCTTACAAGGCTTACAAGGATTGCAAGGCTTACAAGGGCTGCAAA CCACTGTGCTAAACTCTGTCCAGCCCCAGCAGACTGTTTTCCAGCCTCAGACAGCATCACTACAGCAGGTCCAGGCAGCTATGCAGCAGGCTCAGCAGAACTCACAGGTGACCGCAGCCCAACTGGCCCAGGCCACGCCAGCCGTCTCTCAGCCCAGCGTGTCTGTAGCAACACTCCAGTCTGCAGGCCTTTCCATCAACCCTGCCATT ATCAGTGCTGCGTCTCTAGGGGCTCAGCCTCAGTTCATCAGCGCCCTTACTTCCACTCCCATCTTCACCACTACCATGTCCGGAATCACCAGCCAGATCATCACCAACGCACAGGGACAG GTGATTGGAACCATCCCCCTGATGCTGAACCCTGCATCACTGACTGGAGGGGCTGCTACTCAGTCTCTGAATCTCCAGGGCCTCCAGGGTCTACAAGGCCTGCAGGTGCAGACAGTCCAGCCACAGCTGATTCTGAACACCCAGGGACAGATCATTGCCACCATAGGGAATGGACCTGCTATAGTCCCCACATCTGCAGCTGTAATGCCCAAGCCTACTGCTCCTGTGACATTCTCCAAGCCCAGCACTCAG GTAACAACAGTTACGCAGTCACCTGTGGTCATCGCCCCACAACCGTCTGCAATGAAGACAGTCACTCCAATCTGCTCCTCAGTCCATATCACCTGTGGAGACACACCCACTGTTGGCCAGCTTGTCAGCA AGCCACAGCAAGGGGGCACAGATGAGGAGGGCATTAATCTGGAAGAGATTCGAGAGTTTGCCAAGAACTTCAAGATCCGCCGGCTGTCCCTGGGGCTGACGCAGACACAAGTGGGACAGGCCCTCACGGCTACAGAGGGTCCGGCCTACAGTCAGTCTGCCATCTGCAG GTTTGAGAAACTGGACATTACACCTAAGAGTGCTCAGAAGCTGAAGCCTGTGCTGGAGCGATGGCTGGCCGAAGCTGAGCTGTGGAACCAGAAGGGTCAGCAGAATCTAATGGAGTTTGTGGGTGGTGAGCCGTCCAAGAAACGCAAGCGTCGCACCAGCTTCACCCCGCAGGCCATCGAAGTGCTCAACACCTACTTTGAGAAGAATGCCCTGCCCACGGGCCAGGAGATTACGGAAATCGCTAAGGAGCTCAACTACGACCGTGAGGTTGTCCGCGTATGGTTCTGCAACAGGCGGCAGACACTGAAGAACACCAGCAAGATCAATGCGTTTCAGGTTCAGTTGTAA
- the LOC121538018 gene encoding POU domain, class 6, transcription factor 1 isoform X5, translating into MSGHETIRVLEVEVDQASVPDGRTDSGGDDGGNQATEQPEAGMQDSPTPPHNAGGVGEPFVGYRYVLEDQVVSTDSAVQTLAQTAVPISVSLSQSQTTMPITVQSLQGCQQVLTQDGLATLMTGMMAQTGSLAQPLLIPLSMAGSMGGQGGLAVLTFPTSNIATLPGLSAASQAGSLLKLPFASLQGLQGLQGLQGLQTATVLNSVQPQQTVFQPQTASLQQVQAAMQQAQQNSQVTAAQLAQATPAVSQPSVSVATLQSAGLSINPAIISAASLGAQPQFISALTSTPIFTTTMSGITSQIITNAQGQVIGTIPLMLNPASLTGGAATQSLNLQGLQGLQGLQVQTVQPQLILNTQGQIIATIGNGPAIVPTSAAVMPKPTAPVTFSKPSTQVTTVTQSPVVIAPQPSAMKTVTPICSSVHITCGDTPTVGQLVSKPQQGGTDEEGINLEEIREFAKNFKIRRLSLGLTQTQVGQALTATEGPAYSQSAICRFEKLDITPKSAQKLKPVLERWLAEAELWNQKGQQNLMEFVGGEPSKKRKRRTSFTPQAIEVLNTYFEKNALPTGQEITEIAKELNYDREVVRVWFCNRRQTLKNTSKINAFQVQL; encoded by the exons ATGTCTGGCCATGAGACGATCCGAGTCCTGGAAGTGGAGGTAGATCAAGCCTCAGTGCCTGATGGGAGGACTGATTCGGGGGGTGACGATGGGGGTAATCAGGCCACGGAGCAACCTGAGGCAGGCATGCAGGACAGCCCGACACCACCCCACAACGCTGGGGGAGTAGGTGAGCCCTTTGTAGGATACCGATATG TGCTGGAGGACCAGGTGGTATCTACAGACTCTGCTGTCCAGACTCTAGCACAGACTGCAGTTCCCATCAGCGTCTCCCTGTCTCAGTCACAGACCACCATGCCCATCACTGTGCAGAGCTTACAGGGATGTCAACAG GTTCTGACTCAGGATGGTCTGGCCACTCTGATGACGGGGATGATGGCCCAGACAGGCTCCCTGGCCCAGCCCCTGCTCATCCCCCTCAGCATGGCAGGGTCCATGGGGGGCCAAGGAGGCCTGGCTGTCCTCACCTTCCCCACCAGCAACATAGCCACACTCCCTGGCCTTTCAGCTGCCAGCCAGGCCGGAAGCCTCCTCAAACTACCCTTTGCCAGCTTACAAGGCTTACAAGGATTGCAAGGCTTACAAGGGCTGCAAA CAGCCACTGTGCTAAACTCTGTCCAGCCCCAGCAGACTGTTTTCCAGCCTCAGACAGCATCACTACAGCAGGTCCAGGCAGCTATGCAGCAGGCTCAGCAGAACTCACAGGTGACCGCAGCCCAACTGGCCCAGGCCACGCCAGCCGTCTCTCAGCCCAGCGTGTCTGTAGCAACACTCCAGTCTGCAGGCCTTTCCATCAACCCTGCCATT ATCAGTGCTGCGTCTCTAGGGGCTCAGCCTCAGTTCATCAGCGCCCTTACTTCCACTCCCATCTTCACCACTACCATGTCCGGAATCACCAGCCAGATCATCACCAACGCACAGGGACAG GTGATTGGAACCATCCCCCTGATGCTGAACCCTGCATCACTGACTGGAGGGGCTGCTACTCAGTCTCTGAATCTCCAGGGCCTCCAGGGTCTACAAGGCCTGCAGGTGCAGACAGTCCAGCCACAGCTGATTCTGAACACCCAGGGACAGATCATTGCCACCATAGGGAATGGACCTGCTATAGTCCCCACATCTGCAGCTGTAATGCCCAAGCCTACTGCTCCTGTGACATTCTCCAAGCCCAGCACTCAG GTAACAACAGTTACGCAGTCACCTGTGGTCATCGCCCCACAACCGTCTGCAATGAAGACAGTCACTCCAATCTGCTCCTCAGTCCATATCACCTGTGGAGACACACCCACTGTTGGCCAGCTTGTCAGCA AGCCACAGCAAGGGGGCACAGATGAGGAGGGCATTAATCTGGAAGAGATTCGAGAGTTTGCCAAGAACTTCAAGATCCGCCGGCTGTCCCTGGGGCTGACGCAGACACAAGTGGGACAGGCCCTCACGGCTACAGAGGGTCCGGCCTACAGTCAGTCTGCCATCTGCAG GTTTGAGAAACTGGACATTACACCTAAGAGTGCTCAGAAGCTGAAGCCTGTGCTGGAGCGATGGCTGGCCGAAGCTGAGCTGTGGAACCAGAAGGGTCAGCAGAATCTAATGGAGTTTGTGGGTGGTGAGCCGTCCAAGAAACGCAAGCGTCGCACCAGCTTCACCCCGCAGGCCATCGAAGTGCTCAACACCTACTTTGAGAAGAATGCCCTGCCCACGGGCCAGGAGATTACGGAAATCGCTAAGGAGCTCAACTACGACCGTGAGGTTGTCCGCGTATGGTTCTGCAACAGGCGGCAGACACTGAAGAACACCAGCAAGATCAATGCGTTTCAGGTTCAGTTGTAA
- the LOC121538018 gene encoding POU domain, class 6, transcription factor 1 isoform X3, whose protein sequence is MDPQDLPATDAPLTVNEQPLGSCILKYPAKDNQVIVMSGHETIRVLEVEVDQASVPDGRTDSGGDDGGNQATEQPEAGMQDSPTPPHNAGGVVLEDQVVSTDSAVQTLAQTAVPISVSLSQSQTTMPITVQSLQGCQQVLTQDGLATLMTGMMAQTGSLAQPLLIPLSMAGSMGGQGGLAVLTFPTSNIATLPGLSAASQAGSLLKLPFASLQGLQGLQGLQGLQTATVLNSVQPQQTVFQPQTASLQQVQAAMQQAQQNSQVTAAQLAQATPAVSQPSVSVATLQSAGLSINPAIISAASLGAQPQFISALTSTPIFTTTMSGITSQIITNAQGQVIGTIPLMLNPASLTGGAATQSLNLQGLQGLQGLQVQTVQPQLILNTQGQIIATIGNGPAIVPTSAAVMPKPTAPVTFSKPSTQVTTVTQSPVVIAPQPSAMKTVTPICSSVHITCGDTPTVGQLVSKPQQGGTDEEGINLEEIREFAKNFKIRRLSLGLTQTQVGQALTATEGPAYSQSAICRFEKLDITPKSAQKLKPVLERWLAEAELWNQKGQQNLMEFVGGEPSKKRKRRTSFTPQAIEVLNTYFEKNALPTGQEITEIAKELNYDREVVRVWFCNRRQTLKNTSKINAFQVQL, encoded by the exons ATGGACCCTCAGGATCTCCCTGCTACTGATGCACCCCTCACTGTCAATGAACAG CCATTAGGTTCCTGCATTTTGAAATACCCTGCCAAAGACAACCAG GTGATAGTGATGTCTGGCCATGAGACGATCCGAGTCCTGGAAGTGGAGGTAGATCAAGCCTCAGTGCCTGATGGGAGGACTGATTCGGGGGGTGACGATGGGGGTAATCAGGCCACGGAGCAACCTGAGGCAGGCATGCAGGACAGCCCGACACCACCCCACAACGCTGGGGGAGTAG TGCTGGAGGACCAGGTGGTATCTACAGACTCTGCTGTCCAGACTCTAGCACAGACTGCAGTTCCCATCAGCGTCTCCCTGTCTCAGTCACAGACCACCATGCCCATCACTGTGCAGAGCTTACAGGGATGTCAACAG GTTCTGACTCAGGATGGTCTGGCCACTCTGATGACGGGGATGATGGCCCAGACAGGCTCCCTGGCCCAGCCCCTGCTCATCCCCCTCAGCATGGCAGGGTCCATGGGGGGCCAAGGAGGCCTGGCTGTCCTCACCTTCCCCACCAGCAACATAGCCACACTCCCTGGCCTTTCAGCTGCCAGCCAGGCCGGAAGCCTCCTCAAACTACCCTTTGCCAGCTTACAAGGCTTACAAGGATTGCAAGGCTTACAAGGGCTGCAAA CAGCCACTGTGCTAAACTCTGTCCAGCCCCAGCAGACTGTTTTCCAGCCTCAGACAGCATCACTACAGCAGGTCCAGGCAGCTATGCAGCAGGCTCAGCAGAACTCACAGGTGACCGCAGCCCAACTGGCCCAGGCCACGCCAGCCGTCTCTCAGCCCAGCGTGTCTGTAGCAACACTCCAGTCTGCAGGCCTTTCCATCAACCCTGCCATT ATCAGTGCTGCGTCTCTAGGGGCTCAGCCTCAGTTCATCAGCGCCCTTACTTCCACTCCCATCTTCACCACTACCATGTCCGGAATCACCAGCCAGATCATCACCAACGCACAGGGACAG GTGATTGGAACCATCCCCCTGATGCTGAACCCTGCATCACTGACTGGAGGGGCTGCTACTCAGTCTCTGAATCTCCAGGGCCTCCAGGGTCTACAAGGCCTGCAGGTGCAGACAGTCCAGCCACAGCTGATTCTGAACACCCAGGGACAGATCATTGCCACCATAGGGAATGGACCTGCTATAGTCCCCACATCTGCAGCTGTAATGCCCAAGCCTACTGCTCCTGTGACATTCTCCAAGCCCAGCACTCAG GTAACAACAGTTACGCAGTCACCTGTGGTCATCGCCCCACAACCGTCTGCAATGAAGACAGTCACTCCAATCTGCTCCTCAGTCCATATCACCTGTGGAGACACACCCACTGTTGGCCAGCTTGTCAGCA AGCCACAGCAAGGGGGCACAGATGAGGAGGGCATTAATCTGGAAGAGATTCGAGAGTTTGCCAAGAACTTCAAGATCCGCCGGCTGTCCCTGGGGCTGACGCAGACACAAGTGGGACAGGCCCTCACGGCTACAGAGGGTCCGGCCTACAGTCAGTCTGCCATCTGCAG GTTTGAGAAACTGGACATTACACCTAAGAGTGCTCAGAAGCTGAAGCCTGTGCTGGAGCGATGGCTGGCCGAAGCTGAGCTGTGGAACCAGAAGGGTCAGCAGAATCTAATGGAGTTTGTGGGTGGTGAGCCGTCCAAGAAACGCAAGCGTCGCACCAGCTTCACCCCGCAGGCCATCGAAGTGCTCAACACCTACTTTGAGAAGAATGCCCTGCCCACGGGCCAGGAGATTACGGAAATCGCTAAGGAGCTCAACTACGACCGTGAGGTTGTCCGCGTATGGTTCTGCAACAGGCGGCAGACACTGAAGAACACCAGCAAGATCAATGCGTTTCAGGTTCAGTTGTAA
- the LOC121538018 gene encoding POU domain, class 6, transcription factor 1 isoform X4: MDPQDLPATDAPLTVNEQVIVMSGHETIRVLEVEVDQASVPDGRTDSGGDDGGNQATEQPEAGMQDSPTPPHNAGGVGEPFVGYRYVLEDQVVSTDSAVQTLAQTAVPISVSLSQSQTTMPITVQSLQGCQQVLTQDGLATLMTGMMAQTGSLAQPLLIPLSMAGSMGGQGGLAVLTFPTSNIATLPGLSAASQAGSLLKLPFASLQGLQGLQGLQGLQTATVLNSVQPQQTVFQPQTASLQQVQAAMQQAQQNSQVTAAQLAQATPAVSQPSVSVATLQSAGLSINPAIISAASLGAQPQFISALTSTPIFTTTMSGITSQIITNAQGQVIGTIPLMLNPASLTGGAATQSLNLQGLQGLQGLQVQTVQPQLILNTQGQIIATIGNGPAIVPTSAAVMPKPTAPVTFSKPSTQVTTVTQSPVVIAPQPSAMKTVTPICSSVHITCGDTPTVGQLVSKPQQGGTDEEGINLEEIREFAKNFKIRRLSLGLTQTQVGQALTATEGPAYSQSAICRFEKLDITPKSAQKLKPVLERWLAEAELWNQKGQQNLMEFVGGEPSKKRKRRTSFTPQAIEVLNTYFEKNALPTGQEITEIAKELNYDREVVRVWFCNRRQTLKNTSKINAFQVQL, from the exons ATGGACCCTCAGGATCTCCCTGCTACTGATGCACCCCTCACTGTCAATGAACAG GTGATAGTGATGTCTGGCCATGAGACGATCCGAGTCCTGGAAGTGGAGGTAGATCAAGCCTCAGTGCCTGATGGGAGGACTGATTCGGGGGGTGACGATGGGGGTAATCAGGCCACGGAGCAACCTGAGGCAGGCATGCAGGACAGCCCGACACCACCCCACAACGCTGGGGGAGTAGGTGAGCCCTTTGTAGGATACCGATATG TGCTGGAGGACCAGGTGGTATCTACAGACTCTGCTGTCCAGACTCTAGCACAGACTGCAGTTCCCATCAGCGTCTCCCTGTCTCAGTCACAGACCACCATGCCCATCACTGTGCAGAGCTTACAGGGATGTCAACAG GTTCTGACTCAGGATGGTCTGGCCACTCTGATGACGGGGATGATGGCCCAGACAGGCTCCCTGGCCCAGCCCCTGCTCATCCCCCTCAGCATGGCAGGGTCCATGGGGGGCCAAGGAGGCCTGGCTGTCCTCACCTTCCCCACCAGCAACATAGCCACACTCCCTGGCCTTTCAGCTGCCAGCCAGGCCGGAAGCCTCCTCAAACTACCCTTTGCCAGCTTACAAGGCTTACAAGGATTGCAAGGCTTACAAGGGCTGCAAA CAGCCACTGTGCTAAACTCTGTCCAGCCCCAGCAGACTGTTTTCCAGCCTCAGACAGCATCACTACAGCAGGTCCAGGCAGCTATGCAGCAGGCTCAGCAGAACTCACAGGTGACCGCAGCCCAACTGGCCCAGGCCACGCCAGCCGTCTCTCAGCCCAGCGTGTCTGTAGCAACACTCCAGTCTGCAGGCCTTTCCATCAACCCTGCCATT ATCAGTGCTGCGTCTCTAGGGGCTCAGCCTCAGTTCATCAGCGCCCTTACTTCCACTCCCATCTTCACCACTACCATGTCCGGAATCACCAGCCAGATCATCACCAACGCACAGGGACAG GTGATTGGAACCATCCCCCTGATGCTGAACCCTGCATCACTGACTGGAGGGGCTGCTACTCAGTCTCTGAATCTCCAGGGCCTCCAGGGTCTACAAGGCCTGCAGGTGCAGACAGTCCAGCCACAGCTGATTCTGAACACCCAGGGACAGATCATTGCCACCATAGGGAATGGACCTGCTATAGTCCCCACATCTGCAGCTGTAATGCCCAAGCCTACTGCTCCTGTGACATTCTCCAAGCCCAGCACTCAG GTAACAACAGTTACGCAGTCACCTGTGGTCATCGCCCCACAACCGTCTGCAATGAAGACAGTCACTCCAATCTGCTCCTCAGTCCATATCACCTGTGGAGACACACCCACTGTTGGCCAGCTTGTCAGCA AGCCACAGCAAGGGGGCACAGATGAGGAGGGCATTAATCTGGAAGAGATTCGAGAGTTTGCCAAGAACTTCAAGATCCGCCGGCTGTCCCTGGGGCTGACGCAGACACAAGTGGGACAGGCCCTCACGGCTACAGAGGGTCCGGCCTACAGTCAGTCTGCCATCTGCAG GTTTGAGAAACTGGACATTACACCTAAGAGTGCTCAGAAGCTGAAGCCTGTGCTGGAGCGATGGCTGGCCGAAGCTGAGCTGTGGAACCAGAAGGGTCAGCAGAATCTAATGGAGTTTGTGGGTGGTGAGCCGTCCAAGAAACGCAAGCGTCGCACCAGCTTCACCCCGCAGGCCATCGAAGTGCTCAACACCTACTTTGAGAAGAATGCCCTGCCCACGGGCCAGGAGATTACGGAAATCGCTAAGGAGCTCAACTACGACCGTGAGGTTGTCCGCGTATGGTTCTGCAACAGGCGGCAGACACTGAAGAACACCAGCAAGATCAATGCGTTTCAGGTTCAGTTGTAA
- the LOC121538018 gene encoding POU domain, class 6, transcription factor 1 isoform X1: MDPQDLPATDAPLTVNEQPLGSCILKYPAKDNQVIVMSGHETIRVLEVEVDQASVPDGRTDSGGDDGGNQATEQPEAGMQDSPTPPHNAGGVGEPFVGYRYVLEDQVVSTDSAVQTLAQTAVPISVSLSQSQTTMPITVQSLQGCQQVLTQDGLATLMTGMMAQTGSLAQPLLIPLSMAGSMGGQGGLAVLTFPTSNIATLPGLSAASQAGSLLKLPFASLQGLQGLQGLQGLQTATVLNSVQPQQTVFQPQTASLQQVQAAMQQAQQNSQVTAAQLAQATPAVSQPSVSVATLQSAGLSINPAIISAASLGAQPQFISALTSTPIFTTTMSGITSQIITNAQGQVIGTIPLMLNPASLTGGAATQSLNLQGLQGLQGLQVQTVQPQLILNTQGQIIATIGNGPAIVPTSAAVMPKPTAPVTFSKPSTQVTTVTQSPVVIAPQPSAMKTVTPICSSVHITCGDTPTVGQLVSKPQQGGTDEEGINLEEIREFAKNFKIRRLSLGLTQTQVGQALTATEGPAYSQSAICRFEKLDITPKSAQKLKPVLERWLAEAELWNQKGQQNLMEFVGGEPSKKRKRRTSFTPQAIEVLNTYFEKNALPTGQEITEIAKELNYDREVVRVWFCNRRQTLKNTSKINAFQVQL; the protein is encoded by the exons ATGGACCCTCAGGATCTCCCTGCTACTGATGCACCCCTCACTGTCAATGAACAG CCATTAGGTTCCTGCATTTTGAAATACCCTGCCAAAGACAACCAG GTGATAGTGATGTCTGGCCATGAGACGATCCGAGTCCTGGAAGTGGAGGTAGATCAAGCCTCAGTGCCTGATGGGAGGACTGATTCGGGGGGTGACGATGGGGGTAATCAGGCCACGGAGCAACCTGAGGCAGGCATGCAGGACAGCCCGACACCACCCCACAACGCTGGGGGAGTAGGTGAGCCCTTTGTAGGATACCGATATG TGCTGGAGGACCAGGTGGTATCTACAGACTCTGCTGTCCAGACTCTAGCACAGACTGCAGTTCCCATCAGCGTCTCCCTGTCTCAGTCACAGACCACCATGCCCATCACTGTGCAGAGCTTACAGGGATGTCAACAG GTTCTGACTCAGGATGGTCTGGCCACTCTGATGACGGGGATGATGGCCCAGACAGGCTCCCTGGCCCAGCCCCTGCTCATCCCCCTCAGCATGGCAGGGTCCATGGGGGGCCAAGGAGGCCTGGCTGTCCTCACCTTCCCCACCAGCAACATAGCCACACTCCCTGGCCTTTCAGCTGCCAGCCAGGCCGGAAGCCTCCTCAAACTACCCTTTGCCAGCTTACAAGGCTTACAAGGATTGCAAGGCTTACAAGGGCTGCAAA CAGCCACTGTGCTAAACTCTGTCCAGCCCCAGCAGACTGTTTTCCAGCCTCAGACAGCATCACTACAGCAGGTCCAGGCAGCTATGCAGCAGGCTCAGCAGAACTCACAGGTGACCGCAGCCCAACTGGCCCAGGCCACGCCAGCCGTCTCTCAGCCCAGCGTGTCTGTAGCAACACTCCAGTCTGCAGGCCTTTCCATCAACCCTGCCATT ATCAGTGCTGCGTCTCTAGGGGCTCAGCCTCAGTTCATCAGCGCCCTTACTTCCACTCCCATCTTCACCACTACCATGTCCGGAATCACCAGCCAGATCATCACCAACGCACAGGGACAG GTGATTGGAACCATCCCCCTGATGCTGAACCCTGCATCACTGACTGGAGGGGCTGCTACTCAGTCTCTGAATCTCCAGGGCCTCCAGGGTCTACAAGGCCTGCAGGTGCAGACAGTCCAGCCACAGCTGATTCTGAACACCCAGGGACAGATCATTGCCACCATAGGGAATGGACCTGCTATAGTCCCCACATCTGCAGCTGTAATGCCCAAGCCTACTGCTCCTGTGACATTCTCCAAGCCCAGCACTCAG GTAACAACAGTTACGCAGTCACCTGTGGTCATCGCCCCACAACCGTCTGCAATGAAGACAGTCACTCCAATCTGCTCCTCAGTCCATATCACCTGTGGAGACACACCCACTGTTGGCCAGCTTGTCAGCA AGCCACAGCAAGGGGGCACAGATGAGGAGGGCATTAATCTGGAAGAGATTCGAGAGTTTGCCAAGAACTTCAAGATCCGCCGGCTGTCCCTGGGGCTGACGCAGACACAAGTGGGACAGGCCCTCACGGCTACAGAGGGTCCGGCCTACAGTCAGTCTGCCATCTGCAG GTTTGAGAAACTGGACATTACACCTAAGAGTGCTCAGAAGCTGAAGCCTGTGCTGGAGCGATGGCTGGCCGAAGCTGAGCTGTGGAACCAGAAGGGTCAGCAGAATCTAATGGAGTTTGTGGGTGGTGAGCCGTCCAAGAAACGCAAGCGTCGCACCAGCTTCACCCCGCAGGCCATCGAAGTGCTCAACACCTACTTTGAGAAGAATGCCCTGCCCACGGGCCAGGAGATTACGGAAATCGCTAAGGAGCTCAACTACGACCGTGAGGTTGTCCGCGTATGGTTCTGCAACAGGCGGCAGACACTGAAGAACACCAGCAAGATCAATGCGTTTCAGGTTCAGTTGTAA